The following proteins are encoded in a genomic region of Leptospira fainei serovar Hurstbridge str. BUT 6:
- a CDS encoding HAD-IA family hydrolase: protein MQTSLNTDRFLFLDVGDTLLTMKKPAGEIYFDVLKNFGLTNANRPAGSLERAFRKAYSELTKEPLPEHRDKFHAHSGGSEGWWRDLLGIFLKEIGSDLDPDPIFLSIFQKFDDPSVWEIDPGFPDLLSFVKKSGYGLGIISNWDHRLRDLLGSVGVLSYFNPIFVSAEFGFEKPSHRIFQAASETVGLPPEKLIYCGDKVELDITPTRELGWTAFHKNEKGDLQHLGELVGLLKGLSRDKIRES, encoded by the coding sequence ATGCAAACATCTTTAAATACCGATCGATTTCTTTTCCTAGACGTCGGCGACACTCTCCTGACGATGAAAAAACCGGCAGGAGAAATATATTTCGACGTATTGAAAAATTTCGGGCTAACGAACGCAAATAGACCCGCGGGTTCCTTGGAGCGGGCGTTTCGTAAAGCTTATTCCGAATTAACGAAAGAACCTCTGCCCGAACATCGTGATAAATTTCACGCTCATTCAGGCGGAAGCGAGGGTTGGTGGAGAGACCTGCTCGGGATTTTTTTGAAAGAGATCGGTTCCGATTTGGATCCGGATCCGATTTTCCTTTCCATATTTCAAAAATTCGACGATCCTTCAGTTTGGGAAATCGATCCCGGATTTCCGGATTTGCTTTCGTTCGTAAAGAAATCGGGATACGGACTCGGGATTATTTCCAATTGGGATCACCGTTTGCGGGATCTATTGGGCAGCGTAGGAGTTCTTTCCTATTTTAATCCTATATTTGTTTCCGCGGAATTCGGCTTCGAGAAACCGTCCCATCGAATTTTCCAAGCGGCGTCCGAGACTGTCGGACTTCCTCCCGAGAAATTAATCTACTGCGGAGACAAAGTGGAGTTGGATATTACTCCAACCCGAGAGTTAGGTTGGACCGCCTTTCATAAGAACGAGAAGGGCGATCTTCAGCATTTAGGAGAACTCGTAGGTTTATTAAAAGGTTTAAGCCGGGACAAAATCCGGGAAAGCTGA